Genomic DNA from Methanocalculus natronophilus:
CATCAAGCTGTGGATGGCGGTACCCCTTCTTCAGGCGCCGCTTCCATGCATTCCCTGACGAGAGCGTTACCTGAGCCTCAGCACCCCGAAGGCCAATATCCAGGGCCTCTGCATCAAATACGGATCCGGTATCGCTTCGCCAGGTCACCTCAACCTGATCTGATCGATAGACCGGGTTGACGCATGAGTCCGAAACCGGGATCGTCTGGCCGCTTTCAAGCATGATCCTGCCGGTATAGGCGATCATGGCACCATTGTCGCCCATATAGAGACGCTCAGGCACAGCAAACGATGCGCCCCGCTCCCTGCACATCTGCGCAAGCATCTCCTGCATCCGTGCATTCACCCCGACACCGCCAACCAGGATCACCTCGTTCTTTCCGGTATGGGCAAGAGCCCGCTCTGTCACCTCGACACACATGGCAAACGCCGTCTCCTGGAGACTGCAGCAGACATCCGGCAACGGGGCATCTGCATCCCTTGCAGCAGACACAAGCCCTGAAAACGCGAGATCCATTCCTTTCACCGTGTAGGGAAGCGGGAAGTACGAGCCCTTTTTTGCCAGGTCTTCGACAACCGGCCCGCCGGGATGGGGAAGAGCATGGTGGCGGGCAAACTTGTCAAGCGCATTGCCGATCCCGATATCCAGCGTCTCGCCAAATATCCGGTATCTGCCATTTAAATAACCGAGAACCTGAGTATTTGCACCACTCGCATAGAGTACAATCGGATCAGTAAACCCCGTTTTAAACCTGCCGATCTCGATATGGGCAACACAGTGGTTGACCCCGACAAGAGGCACTCCAAGACCAAGCGCAAGCGAGCGGGCAGCAGTTGCAACCGTTCTGAGGCAGGGTCCAAGGCCCGGGCCCTGTGAGAAGGCAACAGCTGAGATATCATCAGCTTCTGCAAGCGCAGCGCCGATCACATCCTTCATCACAGCCGCATGGTGCTGGGCAGCCTCACGGGGATGAATACCACCATGTGGCGGAGAATAGGCAGAGGACGATATTGTTACCAGATCGTCATCAAAAACAGCGGCACTGAGGTTCCATGCAGTCCCCTCAATTCCCAGTACCTGCCCGATACGAGGCATAGAGAAAAATTATTTGTTAAATTCCGTGAAACCGCACTTTCCACACGAGACACGATCGGAATGGTTCGCAAGGAAGACACCCGGTCCGCAGCGCGGGCAATGCCGTTTCTCTGCTACCGCAGACTCACCATCCACTTTATAGTGTTTATAACGGCCGCCTGCCATACTCACTCCTCCGCTTCTGCTTTCGGCTGACCGCGTGAGAGGAGGAAATCGCGTTCTGTCCGGGTGCGGGCTTCTGCTGTATCATAGATACGGGCAAGACCCTTCCCTGTCCGGGAACCATACTGCATATTGACTGAGTCAAGTACAATCAGGTCCTCCCGGGCATTCTGAAGGGCTCCAAGCTTTCCGGTGATCTGCATTCTTGACGGGGTTGCGCCATCAAACGTCAGGGTAAACTCCAACTCATTCCTCAGCAGGAGTTCATTTCTTGTATTGGCTGTGATGTTAATCTCCATCAATATCCCAGAATTATTCTCCTGATACTTATTTAATACTGGCGTTCTCCCGGGTAAAATACGAGAGAAGAATAGTTGCCTCCTTGCGGGCAGACTCATCAATCTTCCTCATAACAACACCTTCACCGGGCTGGCCATAGAGGACAAGTGCTCCGTCAGGCGATGCGATGACAAGAGGAATAACCGCGAGATCTTCTTCGCCATCCACAAAGACGAGTGCAGGAGGATTGGCAATTGCCTCATGAAGCCCCCTGACCAGATCATCGGTGATGGTACCTGCCGGGTTTGTCACCCTGATGTACCGGGCGCCTGCATAGAGAGGGGTCTTGAGAAATGGTGAGCGCATAGAGTAGCCATCGATGACGACGATGTCAGGATAGATACCGCGCGAGAAGAGTGAGTCTGTGACCACATCACCTACGGTATAGACGACGTTTCCGGCAAGGTATGGAATCACCTGGGAGATATCAGAAAAGAGTGTGCCAAAGGGCTTTCTCAGGAAGTCGCGGCATTCATCCTGGAGGCGGAGCATCAGCGGACCTTCAGAGCATACCTTCCGGGAAGGTCTATATTCATCTTTTCTGCTATCGCGGAATGTTTTGGATCGATGATAACCAGATACCCCTGCCAGTCTGTGGAGAGGTTTGCATCCCCACAGACAACGCACGCCTCCTTATCTGACTCAAGCACCCTGTGGCATTGCCTGCAGACCTGATCCTGCTTCTTACGCGCTGGCATGGCCACCTTTCTCCGAGGAAAGTTTCGCATCTTCATCGGCAAGCCACGATGCGGTTCCAAGCCCTGCCTGCCTCATTGTCAGACCAATCTTGCTCTCACGCGGCTCACGCTCATTTAATGAGAGAGAGACGATCCGCGCCCTGACACTATCTCCAACACCGATTGTCCTCTCAGACTGCTGGCAGACCAGGCGGGAGTTCTTCTCGTCATGATTGATGAAGTCATCTGATATCTGGCTCACATGCAGCATTGCATCAATTGGGCCAAGGCTGACGAACGCTCCAAATCCTGTCGTCTCAACAACAAGCCCCTCAATGACCTCCTGGAGAGCAAGGCGAAGCGCCAGGGCTTCAAACGTGACATCATAGTACACCGCCCCATCCCCGGGGATAATCTCGCCTTCCCCAATCTCGTCAATTGCGGTAACGACAATGAAGATCCCGATCTCCTTATCAATGCTCCCTTCGAGCTGTTCCTGGAGAACATCAAGGAGAACAACCCTGAGATCCTCACCAAGACGGTGGGCGGGAACCCGGACCTTATCGGCTAATTTCAGTTTATAATACATATCTCACACCTATTTTCTGATGAGTTCCAATCGTTTCTGATTTCTTAATACTATCACAGGCAACCCTTTCTGAAGGAGGGCCTCTTTTAATTTCCGATCATTTGTCAGGACATGAGCAGAAAGGGCTTCTGCCTGAATGGCAACGATCTCATCAACCGGGAGATTTGGATTCCCGGGAGGAAGAGTCCTGCACCCTGATGCAAGCGTCAGGCCAAATCGTGCTGCCGCAGCCGATTTCCCCCGACCCTGTGCAAGCGCCCTCAGTTCATGCACCACTTCAGCCGGCACAACCGGCTCATAGGTGCCATAGATCTCCTGCAGGCCGGCGAAGATATCCACACCGGACCGTTGGGGGATCAGGAGCGCATTGGTGTCCAGGAGAACAACTACTCGGTCAGAACCCCCATTCCGATCAGCCGCCATCGACCGCCAACCTGCCTTGATATTGCGATACGGGATCCAATTTCTGCACAAACCGGGCGTTTCAGGACGACATCGACGATATTCTTCCTGGTTCCGGTAACCACACCGACTGTGACAGCAGTCCCCACAGAGAGCATAAGCGGCTCTTTGTGCTTCAGTGGCTCAATCAGCTGCTCAGATGTTGCACCAACGACACGCTCCATCAGGGTGACGTCAAACTTCATCGTATCCCATACCGGCGGTAGTTTTCCGGGATGGCCTGCCACCTGGCCGACGAGCGTATCGCTTTTGGTGATAGCAGGATCAAGTTTTGTGCCAAGACCCGTGAGACCACCCGGTGTTGCCAGGGTGATCTTCTTTGCACCCATGTGCATGGAGCTGATCTTTGTCTGTATAGGCTCCCATTTCGTCTTATTTTCGATGATTTGCTGCCTTCCGGGACGAATCTCGATCTCCTCACCATCACGGAGCAACCCGCGGATCAGCGACCCGCCGATCACCCCTCCACGGATATCACGCCAGCTGGCGGCCGGCTTGTTGATATCAAAGGAGCGCGCAATCAGGAGAACCGGTGGAACATCGGGATCACGATCGATCTCGGGGATCGTCTCATCAAGTGCACCAACCAGTGCCGGGAAGTTGATCCCTTTCTGTGCTGAAACCGGTATGATGGGTGCATTCTCGGCAACCGTCCCTTTCACAAATTTTTTAATCTGCTTATAATTCTCAAGTGCAGCAGCCTGGGTAACAACATCGATTTTGTTCTGGACGATAACTATCCGGGTTATCCCGGTTAATTCAAGCGCCATAAGATGCTCTTTCGTCTGTGGTTGTGGACATGGCTCGTTTGCTGCAATGACAAGCATCGCACCGTCCATGATCGCAGAGCCGGAGAGCATCGTCGCCATCAGGGTTTCGTGACCGGGGGCGTCCACAAAAGAGACCGATCGAAACGGCTCGGTCTTCCCATTACAGACCGGACAATCCGGAAATGTGGATAGCGCATCAGATCCGGTACACGATGGACACCGGTAAAAGGTTACATCCGCATACCCCAGACGGATCGAGATCCCCCGTTTCAACTCTTCACTGTGGCGATCCGTCCAGGTGCCGGTAACCCCTGAGACAAGCGTCGTTTTTCCGTGGTCGACGTGACCGACGACGCCTATATTGACACTTGGTATTGTAGGATCATGCAAAGAAACTCAAACCTCCATAGCCTATATAATCGTTCTTCTCATAGATAATATCTCAGGGTAGCGGAACGATCAGGATACGATCAGGCACCCCCGTTTTTGGAAGGAGTTGAGACCGGCAACACCCCAGAGGACATATGGAGTATGTCAGAACATGAACAATTATTCCGAAATAGTAATATCATAGTGCGAATCAGATACAGTAGGAAATGATATGACCGGAGAATCAGAGTTATCACGAATTGGCATCTCACTCCCGAAGAATCTGCTTGACAAATTTGATGATATCATCGGTATGCGCGGGTACTCATCACGTTCCGAGGGTATCAGGGATGCGATCCGCAGCTACATCACATACTACCAGTGGATGAGTGATGTGAAGGGAGATCGCCAGGGTGTTATTACGATGGTATATGATCACGAACACCGCGGCCTCATCCAGACACTGACAGAGATCCAGCACGACTATATGTCCCTTATCCAGGCATCACTCCATTCCCATGTCACCCATGACCGGTGCCTTGAGGTGATACTGGTGAGAGGGGATGGTAATGACATCAAGGCGGTTGCCGAACGCCTGATGTCGCAAAAAGGTGTTGAATCTGTTAAATTAACAACGATTCCGGTAAACAGGTGAGGGATCAGCCCCCACACTCAACATTATCGTCACAGAGACGTGCACTCTCGGCAGCCAGAGTCTGGCGGATGACATCCTCCTGGATCTCTTCACGCACATCCTTCTCTTTCTTTGGCTTATTCTCTTTCAGGCTGGTTATAGGCGTGAGCATGTCGGCACGGTAGAGAAGATCGGTTGTATCGACAATACAGAAGAGATCACCCCCAATCTCTTCAATACCGGTCACAGTACCGACGGTTCCGGTTCGCCCATACCGGACCGCCTGGCCGGGCTTGATAGCAGTGGTCATGGTTAGCATTGTAGGTACGGGACGGGATAAAGATATTGGGATCGGTTGTTCCATCCACCCCCGGGGGGCTGATTGCCTGGACCTTCAGAGAACCTGCCAGTAGTACCCGGACCCTACCAGTGCACCCTCTGGAGCAGTTTGGCAACCCGCCGTGTTCCTGGCTGCGGCTTCAGGTTATCGGGAAGATGAACAGCATCCCCTTTCAAAGCCGAGAATATCGAGCCAAGTGATCTGCCCATCGAAGGGCCGTATCCGCCTTCAAGCACAAGCGCAATCGGCAGATCCAGTGCATCTGTAATCGTGCGTGCCATCATCCCGAAATCTTTTGGAACAAGATGCATGCCTGCAAGCGGATCATCACTGAGCCCGTCCTGGCCGGATGAGATGATCAATGCATCCGGATCAAACCGGATCATCGCCGGGATAAAAACCTCCCGGAAAACCCAGAGAAAATCAGCTGATGTGCAGCCGGGAAGGATCGGGGCATTTAAGGTGTAGCCTTTACCGGCACCTGATCCTATCTCATCTATCCATCCTGTCCGGGGGAAGCTGTTACTCTGGTGGATCGACATCACAAGCACCCGGTCACTTGTATAGAATGCTTTCTGCGTCCCATTGCAATGGTGGACATCCCAGTCAAGGATGGCAACCCGGTCATAATCCCTGAGAAGGGAGGCTGCAGCAATCGCAGCGCTGTTAAAGAGGCAGAAGCCCATGGCACGATCCGGTTCGGCGTGGTGTCCCGGGGGGCGGCCGAGGGCAAAGGCGCGTTCACCATCAATTGCACGCTCTGCTGCAAAGACAGCCGAACCGGCTGCATATGATGCCACCTCAAAGGAGCGGGGGGTGATATAGGTGTCGGGATCAATAAATCTCACCCCACCAAACTCGGAGAGCTGGCGGATCATCCGGATATGTGCAGGCGTATGCACAGAGGCAAGATCCGCTTCCTCTGCCAGAACCGGGGGATGGATGGTGACGCCATCTGGAATACCCTCACGGAGGGCATCCAGACGGAGTGCGCATTCCGGATGGTTGTCAATATGGTGGAGGGAGAAGATCTCCCCTGAGACAGCAGATGTGCGGGGCATACGGGATCAACAAACTACAGCACTCTTGTCAGGTGCCAGATGAAACTGAGCTGAAATACGATTGCAGACAGAATACTGTCTGGAAAGCATCAGGATTTGGCAGGAACCATGCACGAACAACTCACTCCACAGTCACACTTTTTGCCAGGTTCCGTGGCTTATCAATATCACACCCAAGCGCATCCGCAGTCTGGTAGGCAAGCCGCTGGAGGAGGACAGAGACCGATGCAACAGCAGCCACCTCGTCCTGAGCCGGAACCGGGAGGAAGAGATCCACAAGTTCCGGCAGTTCATCATCACCGGTTAAGCCGATTCCGATCACCGGTGCTCCACGCGCTTTAATCTCCTTAATATTTGAGAGCATCACCGGGTATGTCCTGCCGGGCATCGCAACCGCGATGACAGGAGTATCCGGGGAGAGGAGTGCAAACGGCCCATGCTTCAGCTCGCCTGCCGCATACCCCTCAGCATGGATATAGGTGATCTCTTTCATCTTCAGTGCCCCTTCAAGCGCCACGGGATAGTAGAGACCCCGGCCAATGAAGAAGATAGAGTTCGCACATTTGCAGAGTGAGACTGCCCCGTCAACCGGTATGGTGAGTGCGTCCTCGATCATGACATTCACGCGATCAAGATCCCATTCAGACAGGTTCTCCGAGAGGGAAGAGGCGATCTCAAGACCTGCTGCAAGCTGGGCAATGAACGATTTTGTCGCAGCGACACTCACTTCGGGACCGGCACGGGTATAGATCGTCGCATCAGCGATCCTGGCAACTGATGATCCGACCACATTGGTGATCGCAATTGTGGGGCAGCCGCATGACTTTGCCATCTTCAGTGCGGCAAGCGTATCCGCAGTCTCACCGGACTGGGTAAGACCGATGATCAGGTCAGTGAGCGGTGGAGTATAGTACTTAAATTCTGATCCGATCTCAACCCTGACGGGGATACCGCAGTATGACTCAAGGATGTACTTATAGAGAAGGCCAGCATGATAGGATGAGCCGCAGGCGATGACCGATATCGTCTCTTTTCTCTTTGAGAGGATGGCAAGAGCCTCGTCTGCCTCTCTCACCGCCTGAAGGGTATTGTAGAAGACCTGGGGCTGTTCAAAGATCTCTTTCAGCATAAAGTGGGTGAACCCACCCTTTTTGGCATCCTCAACATCCCAGTCCACCTCTTCTGCCTGACGTGAAACCGGGTTGCCATCATGGAAGATCTGCAGCTCTGATCTCAAAAGGGCAATACAATCGCCATCTTCAAGATAGATCACCCGTCGGGTATACTCGAGTAGGGGAGTGATATCTGATGAACAGAAGAACTCACGATCTCCAATCCCGATCACAAGAGGGCTTCCGTTCCGGGCGCCAACAATTGTGTCGCATCCTTCTGCAGCCACGAGGAGGGCATATGAGCCTTTGAGACGCGGAAGAATCGCAAAGAAAGCAGACCGAAGATCTCCATCAAACTGCTCCTCAACAAGATGGGCAACCACCTCGGTATCGGTATCTGATCTGAAGATATGTCCGCGTGCAAGTAATTCACGCTTCAGTTCTGCATAGTTCTCAATGATCCCGTTATGCACCACCGCAATTCTGCCGGTACAATCAAGGTGGGGGTGAGCATTGCGGTCGTCTGGAACACCATGGGTTGCCCACCGGGTATGCCCAATCCCAATCGTCCCCGGCAGACTGGTAAACGAGGGATCGGCACCAGAGATTCTGCCGCTCTTTTTAGCTACAGAGAGACCTTCATTCAGTGTTGCAAGGCCAAAGGAATCATATCCCCTGTATTCAAGCTTCTTTAAACCCTCAATCACAATTCTGGCTGCCTGGCGATTACCGATATAGCCCACAAGCCCACACATTTCAGATCACCCGCGAGCCATCAGGAATCACTCCTTCAAGCCGCCTGCCAGAACGGACATCGACATTGTTTCCAAGGATGCATCCCGTCAGGACAACAGATGGTTCAAGCCGGACACCTTCGCCAAGAATGGCGCCAAACGTGCCGCGGTGAAGCATCTTCGCATCTCCGTCCCCAAGTGAATAGAGGCCGGATGTCGTGATCGTTGAGAGATGATCAGCTATCAGGCACCCATCCCCGATAACAGAGTCAGAAATCCGGGAATGGGAGCCAACCCTGACATCATCCATAAGAATACTGTTTTCCACAAAAGTGAATGGCTCTATACTGACACGGCTCCCGATACTCACATCAGGTCCGATGACCGTATTTGGGTGGATGACGGTATCATCCCCGATCCTGACCGGACCGGTGATACAGCAGCCAGGGCCGATGGTGGTTCTGGATCCAATTGATACATTCCCCCTTATCGTGACAAGACGGCTTATAGCCCCGCTTTTTTGTGGCTCATTGGTTCTGAGCAGATGCCGGTTCTGACTGAGAAGATCCCATGCATGGATCGCATCATCCCATTCACAGCCCCGGACAGCCCGGATCAAAACACCCTCAGCTATCAGGCGGATGAGGAGATCTGAAAGTTCAAATTCGGAGACAGATTGTATCACTTCAGGTGTGAAGAGATAGAGCCCGCTGCTGACAAGGGAAGGTCCTGTTTCATCCGGCTTCTCGATAAAGGAGGTCACATAATTGTTCTGCACGGTCACGACACCATAATGGGACGGAGAAGAGGAGGAGTTGACCATGATGGCGTTCCCATCTGATCCCATCATCCTGATGGAGTCGGCATCCACGTACGTATCCCCTGAGAGAACGAGTGCCGTATCGTGGATGAGGGGTGCTGCACAGGCGAGGGCATGAGCAGATCCAAGCTGCCGCTCCTGGACGACAACCCGAACCTCATGATCGAGACTGTTTAAATGCCTGATCACCTGCTCTTTCCTGTACCCGACGACGACGATGATATCCCGTATACCGGATGCGAGGAGGGCATCAATACAATAATCGATTAAAGGGCGGTTGCCAACGGGTATAAGCGCCTTTGGCCGGTTTTTTGTTAACGGGCGAAGCCGCCAGCCCTCGCCACCTGCCAGAATAACTGCCTGCATCTTCTCTTACCTCGAAATGATTGTGTCATCGTCATAGACGCCATCAACAAACGAATGTGGCGCAATTCTTGAGTTCGATCCGATGATCGATCCCGTATTGACCGAGCAGTTGATGCCAAAGAGGACATCATCGCCTATGACCGCACCAAACTTCTTTCTTCCTGTGGCAATCCCTCCTGATGACACAATCCCATGATCATGCCGGAGATTGGCAATTTTTGTCCCTGCACCGAAATTGCACCCTGCTCCGATGACGCTGTCGCCGATATAGTTGAAATGAGGGATCTTTGTGCCATGGAAGATGACAGAATTCTTCACTTCCACGGCATGGCCGATATGGCATGAGTCGCCGATAGCAGTCTTTGGCCGGATATAGGCATGGGGCCCGATGATGCAGTTTTTACCTATACAGCAGGGGCCTTCGATATAACTGCCAAAACGTATGACTGTCCCTTCCCCGATTGTGACCTGGCCGGTTATGAAAACCCCTTCCTCGATAAATCCGGCGTTCTCTGCTGCTTCATCCGGGAGGATAGTTTCATGGGCAGCAAGGATATCCCATGGGTAGCCGACATCCATCCATGACCGGAAATGGACAGCAGCAAGCCGGCCCTCGTCAATGTACCTGGTGAGGGCATCGGTCAGTTCGTACTCGCCCCGGCCCGAAAGCCCGATTGTCTGAAGCAGGTCAAATATTTCTGGAGAGAAGAGATAGGCGCCAGCATTGATCATGCTGCTCTTTGGATGCTTTGATTTCTCTTCCAGGTTCACAACCCGGTTGCTTTCAAGAACAACCACACCGTACTCGCCGGGGTTTTCAGTCTCTGCAACTGCCATTGCGGGAGCAGGCAATTCCGAGAGTGCCTCTATCTCGCCGGAACTGACGATCATATCCCCGTTCATCATCAGGAAGCTGCCGGATACAAGCCCTTCGGCAGAAAGGAGCGCATCTGCTGTGCCACGCTGCCTCTTCTGGAGGACATACTCTATCTCAACACCGAGCCCGCTGCCATCACCAAAGTGATCCCGGACAGCCTGTTCCCCGTATCCGACCACCAGGATAAAGCGCCTGATACCGGCATCCCTTGCAGCAATAATTAAGTGTTCAAGCATCGGGCGGTTAGCAAGCGGGATCATCACCTTGGGGCGGTTCGTTGTCAGCGGCCGCATCCGTTTTCCTTCTCCCGCTGCAAGAATGACACATTCAGTTGGTACTGCCATCATGAGACCTTCCGGATCGCTCTTTTTAATCTATCTTCACCTTCTGAAAGAAGACGTTTTGCATTATCTTTCGTTCTGCCTTCCGCGGTCACCCGGACTTTTGGCTCAGTGCCACTTGCACGTACCAGGTACCAGCCGTCCTCCTCCTCCACCCGGAGACCATCTGTTGGGTTCTCTGCACCAAGAGCACGGAGTACTGCTGCTCCATCAGGTGTCGGAATTGATGAGCGCAGGATTGGATACACCGGCATGCCATCAACTTCTTCTGCGAGATCCCATTCACCGGCGATTTCACAGATAAGGGCCGCAGCATAGACGCCATCGGGGCAGAGCGAGTGGGAGGGGAAGATCCAGCTCCCGGAGGGTTCGCCTCCAAGGCTTCCCCAGGAGAGGAGGGCTTCAGAGACATAACTGTCACCAACAGGCGTGCGGCGGACTGTCGCAACCTCGTCAACTGCCATGGACGCATCCATGGTTGTCACCACCTCGCCGAGGTCAAGGTATGACGCAAAGAGCATCAGGAGGTGTTCGCCTGCAATGAACCGCCCCCTGTTATCAAAGGCAACGCACCTGTCTGCATCCCCGTCCTGGGCGATCCCGCAGGCAGCACCGGAGCTCCTGATAACCTGTGGCATATAGGAGAGGTTCTCAGGCAGGGGTTCAGATGGACGCGGAAACAGCGGAGTTGGATCGCAGTTGAGCAGCACGGCAGGAAGATGGCTCTCTTTGAGAAGGGCGGGGGTGATGAGCGATCCTGCACCGCCGCCGCAATCCAGGACAACCGTCATCCCTTCAGGAAGAGAGAGGGAAGAGAGGATTGCGTCCTGGTGCTGCGTCACAATCTCTGATTCGACCCTTGAACCGATGGTTCTCCAGTCAGTCCATGAAGGATCACCGAGGGTCGCTTCAATCTCATGCTGCTCTGCACGTGTGATGGATGAACCATCGGGATTGAAGACTTTTAATCCATTATATTCTTCAGGGTTATGCGAGGCCGTCACCATGATGCCGGCATCTGTATTCCGGGCCGCATAGGCAACAGTCGGGGTCGGCGCAACCCCTCCGGAGAGAACATCAGACCCGGCAGAGAGGAGGCCTGCAATAAGAGATTCGGCAAGTATATGGCCGCTTGATCGCGTATCCCGTGCGACAACCACCTT
This window encodes:
- the glmU gene encoding bifunctional sugar-1-phosphate nucleotidylyltransferase/acetyltransferase, encoding MMAVPTECVILAAGEGKRMRPLTTNRPKVMIPLANRPMLEHLIIAARDAGIRRFILVVGYGEQAVRDHFGDGSGLGVEIEYVLQKRQRGTADALLSAEGLVSGSFLMMNGDMIVSSGEIEALSELPAPAMAVAETENPGEYGVVVLESNRVVNLEEKSKHPKSSMINAGAYLFSPEIFDLLQTIGLSGRGEYELTDALTRYIDEGRLAAVHFRSWMDVGYPWDILAAHETILPDEAAENAGFIEEGVFITGQVTIGEGTVIRFGSYIEGPCCIGKNCIIGPHAYIRPKTAIGDSCHIGHAVEVKNSVIFHGTKIPHFNYIGDSVIGAGCNFGAGTKIANLRHDHGIVSSGGIATGRKKFGAVIGDDVLFGINCSVNTGSIIGSNSRIAPHSFVDGVYDDDTIISR
- a CDS encoding phosphopentomutase/phosphoglucosamine mutase, with the translated sequence MLFGSSGIRMQYGRTLLDLSLSLGLSMGAGRQKVVVARDTRSSGHILAESLIAGLLSAGSDVLSGGVAPTPTVAYAARNTDAGIMVTASHNPEEYNGLKVFNPDGSSITRAEQHEIEATLGDPSWTDWRTIGSRVESEIVTQHQDAILSSLSLPEGMTVVLDCGGGAGSLITPALLKESHLPAVLLNCDPTPLFPRPSEPLPENLSYMPQVIRSSGAACGIAQDGDADRCVAFDNRGRFIAGEHLLMLFASYLDLGEVVTTMDASMAVDEVATVRRTPVGDSYVSEALLSWGSLGGEPSGSWIFPSHSLCPDGVYAAALICEIAGEWDLAEEVDGMPVYPILRSSIPTPDGAAVLRALGAENPTDGLRVEEEDGWYLVRASGTEPKVRVTAEGRTKDNAKRLLSEGEDRLKRAIRKVS